In the genome of Pseudomonas protegens, one region contains:
- a CDS encoding DMT family transporter, producing the protein MPGPVWWLLCLPFFAGAFLALQAGINGQLAKQVGGVLGAALISFFVGTLALLILVLAQREMPSLSALRGLTWWHWCGGLLGVFFITTAAFAGPRIGALLFMALVLAGQLSMALALDHFGWVGFREAPISLGKLAGLLLIVIGVVLIRRG; encoded by the coding sequence ATGCCTGGTCCAGTCTGGTGGTTGCTGTGCCTGCCGTTCTTTGCCGGAGCCTTTCTGGCCCTGCAAGCCGGGATCAACGGTCAGTTGGCCAAGCAGGTCGGCGGGGTGCTGGGCGCCGCGTTGATTTCATTTTTCGTAGGCACCCTGGCCTTGTTGATACTGGTGCTGGCGCAGCGCGAGATGCCCTCGCTGAGCGCCCTGAGGGGCCTGACCTGGTGGCACTGGTGCGGCGGTTTGCTGGGGGTGTTCTTCATCACCACCGCCGCATTTGCCGGGCCGCGGATCGGTGCCTTGCTGTTCATGGCACTGGTGCTGGCCGGCCAGTTGAGCATGGCCCTGGCCCTGGATCATTTTGGCTGGGTGGGGTTTCGCGAGGCACCGATCAGCCTCGGCAAGCTCGCCGGACTGCTGCTGATCGTCATTGGCGTGGTGCTGATTCGTCGAGGCTGA
- a CDS encoding collagen-like triple helix repeat-containing protein, which produces MNTQIGWKACTALALILTLGLTGCSGGGGHKSGGSSSSSPSSTSGETGGTGGTTGGTGGTGGTTGGTGGTGGTTGGTGGTGGTTGGTGTLVTSNVVSGLGTTVSNVGDSVSSLGNSLGSVPLVGSVTKSAVDTAGNVVNSVGEGLTNGLGKLGSNPNALSNTTATVGNVVGDVGAGVTDLSGKLTTTTQSIPVVGGVVTRVAPVLGDVGTQVTMLGNTLNTVTSSGPVGSLTNGVGNNVLVPVVSMAESLTKNVGTKTGLGAPINGLISGVAGGVGSAGSNVSNAGNGNPVTSLLGNALNNAGGVVASAGGYVSGSGSGTGGAGSTNSGLLETVGGAVANLSNGLNTGNTNGTVSTVGVAGGTVGGLVASVGGVLGGTGTPNLVVSAPLASVGVNLGSALNPVTNSVTGLTQQIGATTGLGASASGAIGQVGSAISTAGTGVTSSAGGNQVGGALGGTLGAVGGVVTSVGGLVNGGTAPSGGLLGGLNVGASANGSASAGTSVNGSLGGVLGGLTGALGGTRK; this is translated from the coding sequence ATGAACACTCAGATTGGATGGAAAGCATGTACCGCACTGGCCTTGATCCTGACCCTCGGCCTGACAGGCTGCAGCGGCGGTGGCGGTCACAAGAGCGGAGGTAGCAGCAGCTCATCTCCCAGCAGCACCAGCGGTGAAACCGGAGGAACTGGCGGGACAACAGGCGGAACCGGTGGCACTGGCGGAACAACAGGCGGAACCGGTGGCACTGGCGGAACAACGGGCGGAACCGGTGGCACTGGCGGAACAACGGGTGGAACCGGCACGCTGGTTACTTCGAATGTGGTTTCCGGCCTGGGCACTACGGTGAGCAATGTCGGAGACAGTGTTAGCAGCCTGGGCAACTCTCTGGGTTCTGTTCCCCTCGTCGGTAGCGTGACCAAAAGTGCCGTTGATACCGCCGGGAATGTGGTAAACAGCGTAGGAGAAGGCCTGACAAATGGTCTTGGCAAGTTGGGTTCCAATCCCAACGCACTTAGCAATACCACTGCAACCGTCGGCAACGTAGTCGGCGATGTGGGAGCGGGGGTAACCGATCTCAGCGGGAAGCTGACCACTACCACTCAGAGCATTCCTGTAGTGGGAGGCGTAGTCACCCGAGTGGCGCCGGTCCTTGGAGACGTCGGCACTCAAGTAACTATGCTTGGCAATACACTGAATACCGTCACCAGCAGCGGCCCAGTGGGTAGCCTGACCAACGGCGTGGGCAACAACGTTCTGGTTCCGGTGGTCTCCATGGCAGAGAGCCTTACCAAAAATGTAGGTACCAAAACCGGTCTTGGCGCGCCGATCAATGGACTGATATCCGGCGTAGCCGGTGGTGTCGGCAGCGCCGGCAGCAACGTCAGTAATGCAGGTAATGGCAATCCGGTGACTAGTCTCTTGGGCAACGCCCTGAACAATGCAGGCGGCGTCGTAGCCAGCGCTGGCGGGTACGTGAGCGGTTCAGGTAGTGGCACCGGAGGCGCCGGTTCAACCAACAGTGGTCTTTTGGAAACCGTCGGGGGCGCGGTGGCCAACCTTAGCAACGGTCTGAACACCGGAAACACCAATGGTACCGTCAGTACGGTAGGCGTTGCCGGAGGCACAGTCGGCGGTTTGGTCGCCTCGGTCGGCGGCGTCCTGGGCGGCACTGGCACCCCCAATCTAGTGGTCAGCGCTCCATTGGCCAGCGTTGGAGTGAACCTGGGCTCGGCCTTGAATCCGGTCACCAACTCGGTCACGGGCCTAACTCAACAAATAGGTGCAACTACAGGCCTTGGTGCTTCGGCAAGCGGTGCAATAGGTCAAGTTGGCAGCGCAATCAGCACCGCAGGTACTGGCGTCACCAGCAGCGCCGGTGGCAATCAGGTCGGGGGCGCACTGGGCGGGACTCTAGGTGCAGTAGGCGGCGTAGTGACTTCGGTCGGTGGCCTGGTCAACGGCGGTACCGCCCCCAGCGGCGGCCTGCTCGGTGGCTTGAATGTCGGAGCCAGCGCCAACGGCAGCGCTTCGGCCGGAACCAGTGTCAACGGCAGCCTGGGTGGCGTATTGGGCGGCCTGACCGGTGCCCTGGGCGGCACCCGGAAATAA
- a CDS encoding ShlB/FhaC/HecB family hemolysin secretion/activation protein codes for MRTLASLLLIGCCTSAYADPLPRFLNSNDSINNLPQPNLPVDAYRPATPQLQMPEQPAAPQGQQPLMMGTKVTVRQVQIEGGSVYPLEELAAIYQPLIGHETSFSQLIEATRNITRRYQNDGYLLSYAFMPQQNFDQGVLRVVLVEGYIKDYQLQGDIGPVSAYLDKLVSKLKAERPLTRKTFERYTTLMSRVPGVTLQAVVPPPGTTDGATRLVAVASRKSITTTLNSTDDNRNGLQALVGIVSNSQTAWGEQLSLSGLFPPGKDKEHYYRLDYSQLLGSEGTQLNLYGARYRSDPRSNVQLSNGLELEPHRENDRFSIGVSHPLLASPNEMLTVGTRLYAVNDKTRYRVSNSPLTLEEKTDIRALALEGDWSKSDPRQLRILSAGLYRGLDSMGAKTNNELYDLDFFRLRLAGVQSDRFFDNWQGVLSGALYWSADNLPDSERASFGGQNFARGYPDDQATGDKGWGVAYEVNYSFNREGPWVRVLQPYVVLDRSKTWFNQLQVKGSDLSSAAVGVRFGDAKHYNIALEAAKPMSDEALDTYNRRPRYTLSFSYQL; via the coding sequence ATGCGCACATTGGCCAGTTTGTTGTTGATTGGATGCTGCACCTCCGCTTACGCCGACCCCCTTCCCCGCTTTCTCAACAGCAACGACAGCATCAATAACCTGCCCCAGCCCAACTTGCCGGTGGACGCCTATCGTCCGGCCACTCCGCAGTTGCAGATGCCCGAGCAACCCGCCGCGCCCCAGGGGCAGCAGCCCCTGATGATGGGCACCAAGGTCACGGTGCGCCAGGTGCAGATCGAAGGCGGCAGCGTCTATCCCCTGGAAGAACTGGCGGCCATCTACCAGCCGCTGATCGGTCACGAAACCAGCTTCAGTCAATTGATCGAAGCCACTCGCAACATCACCCGGCGCTACCAGAACGACGGCTACCTGCTGTCCTACGCCTTCATGCCGCAACAGAACTTCGATCAGGGCGTGCTGCGGGTGGTGCTGGTCGAAGGCTATATCAAGGACTACCAGTTGCAGGGCGATATCGGCCCGGTGTCGGCCTACCTGGACAAACTGGTGAGCAAGCTCAAGGCCGAGCGCCCACTGACCCGCAAGACCTTCGAGCGCTACACCACCCTGATGAGCCGGGTACCCGGGGTGACCCTGCAAGCGGTGGTGCCGCCGCCCGGAACCACGGACGGCGCGACCCGGCTGGTGGCGGTGGCCAGTCGCAAATCCATCACCACCACCCTCAACAGCACCGATGACAACCGCAACGGTCTGCAGGCCCTGGTGGGCATCGTCAGCAACTCGCAAACCGCCTGGGGCGAACAGCTCAGCCTCAGCGGCCTGTTCCCGCCGGGCAAGGACAAGGAGCACTACTACCGCCTGGACTACAGCCAGTTGCTGGGCTCGGAAGGCACGCAACTGAATCTCTACGGCGCACGCTACCGCAGTGATCCGCGAAGCAATGTGCAATTGAGCAACGGCCTGGAGCTTGAACCCCATCGCGAGAACGACCGCTTTTCCATCGGCGTCAGCCATCCCTTGCTGGCCTCGCCCAATGAGATGCTCACCGTCGGTACGCGCCTGTACGCGGTCAACGACAAGACCCGCTACCGGGTCAGCAACAGCCCGCTGACCCTGGAAGAAAAAACCGATATCCGCGCCCTGGCGCTGGAAGGCGACTGGAGCAAATCCGATCCACGGCAACTGCGGATTCTCAGCGCCGGCCTGTACCGTGGCCTGGACAGCATGGGGGCCAAGACCAACAACGAACTCTATGACCTGGACTTCTTCCGTCTGCGCCTGGCGGGGGTACAAAGCGACCGCTTCTTCGACAACTGGCAAGGGGTGCTTTCCGGTGCCTTGTACTGGAGCGCGGACAACCTGCCCGACAGTGAACGAGCCAGCTTCGGCGGCCAGAACTTTGCCCGCGGTTACCCTGATGACCAGGCCACTGGCGACAAGGGCTGGGGCGTCGCCTACGAGGTGAACTACAGCTTCAACCGCGAGGGCCCCTGGGTGCGGGTGCTGCAGCCCTACGTGGTACTGGACCGCTCCAAGACCTGGTTCAACCAGTTGCAGGTCAAGGGCAGCGATCTGTCGTCGGCCGCGGTGGGGGTGCGTTTCGGCGATGCCAAGCACTACAACATCGCCCTGGAGGCGGCCAAGCCGATGTCCGATGAAGCCCTGGACACCTACAACCGCCGACCGCGCTACACCCTGAGCTTCAGCTACCAACTCTGA
- a CDS encoding response regulator, giving the protein MNSASPQRQQLLLVDDEEDALLELAEWLEGEGFCCFTATSVKQALEHLTHHPDIALVITDLRMPEESGLSLIKRLREHTSRQHLPVIVMSGHADMDDVSDLLRLQVLDLFRKPIYHERLLETLNNLFPEPRLHIVGP; this is encoded by the coding sequence ATGAATAGTGCTTCCCCCCAACGCCAGCAACTGCTTCTGGTCGACGATGAAGAAGACGCACTGCTGGAACTCGCCGAATGGCTGGAAGGTGAGGGCTTCTGTTGCTTCACCGCAACCTCGGTGAAGCAGGCCCTGGAGCACCTCACCCACCATCCGGACATTGCGCTGGTCATCACCGACCTGCGCATGCCGGAGGAGAGCGGCCTGTCATTGATCAAGCGCCTGCGTGAACACACCTCGCGCCAGCATCTGCCGGTCATCGTCATGTCCGGTCATGCCGATATGGACGACGTCAGCGATCTGCTGCGCCTGCAGGTGCTGGACCTGTTCCGCAAGCCGATCTATCACGAGCGCCTGCTGGAAACCCTCAACAATCTGTTTCCCGAACCCCGGCTGCATATAGTCGGCCCCTGA
- a CDS encoding Flp family type IVb pilin: protein MLLDYLLLRARLFLARTHGASAIEYAIVVAMVAVVVVVFVTPMGDRVLAIFNNILVAMGGATVTRPVP from the coding sequence ATGCTGCTGGACTACCTGCTGCTTCGCGCGCGTCTGTTCCTGGCCAGAACTCACGGTGCCTCGGCCATCGAGTATGCGATCGTGGTGGCCATGGTTGCCGTGGTCGTGGTGGTGTTCGTGACGCCGATGGGTGATCGGGTCCTGGCCATCTTCAACAACATCCTGGTTGCCATGGGAGGTGCCACGGTGACTCGTCCCGTGCCTTGA
- a CDS encoding Flp family type IVb pilin, which yields MILQYLWLRARLFFDRTEGASAIEYAIVVAMVAVVVVAFVTPLGNRVLAIFNNVLVALGGATVTRPVP from the coding sequence ATGATCCTTCAATATTTGTGGCTCAGGGCACGCCTGTTTTTTGACCGTACCGAGGGCGCTTCGGCGATCGAGTACGCGATTGTGGTGGCCATGGTTGCGGTTGTGGTGGTGGCGTTCGTGACCCCTCTGGGCAATCGGGTACTGGCCATCTTCAACAACGTTCTGGTGGCCCTGGGAGGCGCGACGGTCACTCGTCCAGTGCCTTGA